A section of the Pseudomonas lini genome encodes:
- a CDS encoding thiol:disulfide interchange protein DsbA/DsbL produces the protein MRNLIISAALVAASLFGMTAQAAEKPEAPYVELSNPVPVAAPGKIEVVELFWYGCPHCYAFEPVINPWVEKLPSDVNFVRIPAMFGGPWDAHGQMFLTLEAMGVESKVHAAVFEAIQKEHKKLTDKEDMADFLATQGVDKDKFLATFDSFAIKGQINKAKELAKKYEITGVPTMIVNGKYRFDIGSAGGAEQALKLADQLVAKERAATKAVAN, from the coding sequence ATGCGTAATCTGATCATCAGCGCCGCACTCGTCGCTGCCAGCCTGTTCGGCATGACCGCCCAAGCCGCCGAAAAACCTGAAGCGCCCTATGTCGAGCTGAGCAATCCGGTCCCGGTGGCCGCGCCTGGCAAAATCGAAGTCGTGGAGCTGTTCTGGTACGGCTGCCCGCATTGCTATGCCTTCGAACCCGTCATTAACCCATGGGTTGAAAAGCTGCCTTCCGACGTGAACTTCGTGCGCATCCCGGCCATGTTTGGCGGCCCTTGGGACGCACACGGCCAGATGTTCCTGACCCTCGAAGCCATGGGCGTCGAAAGCAAGGTTCACGCCGCAGTTTTCGAAGCGATTCAGAAAGAACACAAGAAACTGACTGACAAAGAAGACATGGCGGACTTCCTGGCAACCCAAGGTGTAGACAAGGACAAGTTCCTGGCCACCTTCGACTCCTTCGCCATCAAGGGCCAGATCAACAAGGCCAAAGAACTTGCAAAGAAATATGAAATCACCGGCGTGCCTACCATGATCGTCAACGGCAAGTATCGCTTTGACATCGGCTCTGCCGGCGGTGCCGAACAAGCGCTGAAACTGGCCGACCAACTGGTAGCCAAAGAGCGAGCGGCAACCAAGGCCGTCGCCAACTAA
- a CDS encoding endonuclease/exonuclease/phosphatase family protein, producing MRRWGTERIVGLHHPRVNEHHLESTGLPVDSRLRLLSFNIQVGISTERYRHYLTRGWQHLLPHTGRADNLQKIGNLLGDFDLVALQEADGGSLRSGYVNQVEHLAQLGAFPYWYQQLNRNLGHLGQHSNGVLSRLRPWAIEDHPLPGPKGRGAILVRFGEGPEALVVVMMHLALGARARSLQLAYIRELIGGYKHQVLMGDMNTHASDLLQNSPLRDLGLLAPQLEATFPSWRPQRCLDHILLSPTLTLEKVEVLAQPISDHLPVAVEIRLPGSLTADALPALSPA from the coding sequence ATGCGCCGCTGGGGAACTGAACGCATCGTTGGCCTGCATCATCCGCGGGTCAACGAGCATCACCTGGAATCGACGGGGTTGCCCGTGGACAGCCGTCTGCGTTTGCTCAGTTTCAATATCCAGGTCGGTATCAGTACCGAGCGCTACCGGCACTATCTGACCCGCGGCTGGCAGCATCTGTTGCCGCACACCGGGCGTGCCGACAATCTGCAAAAAATCGGTAATCTGCTGGGCGACTTCGATCTGGTCGCCTTGCAGGAAGCCGATGGCGGCAGCCTGCGATCAGGCTACGTCAATCAGGTCGAACACCTGGCGCAGCTCGGCGCCTTCCCCTATTGGTATCAACAACTCAATCGCAATCTCGGTCATCTCGGCCAGCACAGCAATGGCGTGCTCAGCCGCCTGCGCCCGTGGGCGATTGAAGATCATCCGCTGCCGGGGCCCAAGGGTCGCGGGGCCATTCTGGTGCGCTTCGGCGAAGGTCCGGAGGCGCTCGTGGTGGTGATGATGCATCTGGCGCTGGGCGCTCGCGCCCGAAGCCTGCAACTGGCTTACATCCGCGAGTTGATCGGCGGTTATAAACACCAGGTGCTGATGGGCGACATGAACACCCATGCCAGTGACTTGCTGCAAAACTCCCCGTTGCGTGATTTAGGCCTGCTCGCGCCGCAACTGGAAGCGACCTTCCCCAGCTGGCGCCCACAGCGTTGCCTGGACCATATTCTGCTCAGCCCTACCCTGACCCTTGAAAAGGTCGAAGTGCTGGCACAACCCATTTCCGATCACCTGCCGGTCGCGGTAGAGATTCGTCTGCCGGGTTCGCTCACGGCCGATGCATTGCCCGCGTTGAGTCCTGCCTGA
- a CDS encoding diguanylate cyclase — protein sequence MSDEAQRWKEKYLKSIEQQEKLERRWDARLDLLRRGLVRSTLAAEGTDRAVDQCMKEMREVVRTDDMDAGLAALLPRLEKAVLDSEQRRETRVDQVSAALTSLVSQLQALPLPREVSRPLKQFAKQLDGRVSQAREIPLLLSELSGLQGKALNLLENPAEPDRPGFLQRLFGRETEETAQQVAVPESQMPAPQPVEPVAASAESPQPMANLTPAIDKPQVVLPTIETALPAAAHPEPAQIQAPTSMAPAAEVVAFVPPVLEPEATSSQIPELQTRPNVEQPQEPVPSIALPATQAPSAINPDELTPMAIDPEPSEHDILYALPDSPEPSYSSVAKHIEDTLLGLLDDLALPERHRPQAEAMRDRLQNGLNWYELLPILDDLATLMLAITDSGQHEFEAYLQQLNERLESFQSNLQAASDGHADNRSAAREMDTQIREQVDGLQNSMQEAADLDDLKHVLENHLEGLLGTMDQHQKQRDEREQEVAARLQSLAERVAHMEQEALGYREHLEEQRQKALIDPLTCLPNRAAWSERLEHEIGQWQQHGNTLLLAMLDLDHFKRINDNYGHLAGDKVLKIIASVLRKRLRGTDFIARFGGEEFVLLMPATVPAVGAKLLETLRASIEACPFHFKGERVTITISMGLTAFRSGEHSDLVLKRADQALYRAKNNGRNRVELG from the coding sequence ATGAGCGACGAAGCACAGCGCTGGAAAGAGAAATACCTCAAAAGCATCGAACAACAGGAAAAGCTGGAACGTCGATGGGACGCCCGGCTCGACCTGCTGCGTCGCGGGCTGGTGCGCAGCACCCTGGCCGCAGAAGGTACCGATCGCGCCGTTGACCAATGCATGAAGGAAATGCGCGAAGTCGTCCGCACCGATGACATGGACGCCGGCCTGGCTGCCTTGCTGCCGCGCCTGGAAAAAGCCGTGCTCGACTCCGAGCAGCGCCGGGAAACCCGGGTCGATCAAGTCAGTGCCGCCCTGACGTCGCTGGTCTCTCAGCTGCAAGCGTTGCCGCTGCCCAGGGAAGTGAGCCGGCCGCTGAAACAATTCGCCAAACAACTGGACGGACGCGTAAGTCAGGCTCGCGAAATCCCGTTGCTGCTCAGCGAACTGAGCGGCTTGCAGGGCAAAGCCTTGAACCTGCTGGAGAACCCTGCCGAACCTGATCGACCGGGTTTCCTGCAGCGGTTGTTCGGTAGGGAAACGGAAGAGACCGCGCAACAGGTCGCTGTCCCCGAATCGCAAATGCCTGCTCCGCAACCTGTCGAACCGGTTGCAGCATCGGCCGAGTCCCCACAACCGATGGCCAATCTCACGCCAGCCATCGATAAGCCGCAAGTGGTGTTGCCAACCATAGAAACCGCCCTGCCCGCCGCCGCGCACCCTGAGCCAGCGCAAATTCAGGCGCCAACATCAATGGCGCCTGCGGCTGAAGTCGTGGCGTTTGTCCCGCCCGTCCTTGAGCCCGAAGCTACGAGCAGCCAGATCCCGGAGTTACAAACCCGACCGAATGTCGAGCAACCACAAGAGCCGGTTCCATCGATCGCCCTACCGGCTACTCAGGCTCCATCGGCAATCAATCCTGATGAACTGACCCCGATGGCCATCGACCCAGAGCCGTCCGAGCACGATATTCTGTATGCCCTGCCAGACTCGCCTGAGCCGTCCTACAGCTCCGTCGCCAAGCACATCGAAGACACGCTGCTGGGCCTTCTCGATGACTTGGCGTTGCCCGAGCGCCATCGTCCGCAAGCCGAGGCGATGCGCGATCGCCTTCAAAATGGCTTGAACTGGTACGAGTTGCTACCGATCCTCGATGATCTTGCAACGTTAATGCTGGCGATCACCGACAGTGGCCAGCACGAATTCGAAGCGTATTTGCAGCAACTCAACGAACGCCTTGAGTCATTCCAGAGCAATCTGCAAGCGGCGAGCGACGGCCACGCCGACAACCGCTCGGCTGCGCGGGAGATGGACACGCAGATTCGCGAGCAAGTCGACGGCTTGCAAAACAGCATGCAGGAAGCGGCAGACCTTGATGATCTCAAGCATGTGCTGGAAAACCATCTCGAAGGCCTGCTCGGCACCATGGACCAACACCAAAAGCAGCGCGACGAGCGTGAACAGGAAGTAGCTGCCCGCCTGCAAAGCCTGGCCGAAAGGGTTGCCCACATGGAGCAGGAAGCCCTGGGCTACCGCGAGCATCTCGAAGAGCAGCGCCAGAAGGCCTTGATCGATCCGTTGACCTGCCTGCCGAATCGAGCAGCCTGGAGCGAGCGCCTGGAGCATGAAATCGGTCAATGGCAACAACATGGCAATACCCTGTTGCTGGCAATGCTCGACCTCGACCATTTCAAACGCATCAATGACAACTATGGCCATCTGGCGGGTGACAAGGTGCTGAAAATCATCGCCAGCGTGCTACGTAAGCGTCTGCGCGGGACTGATTTTATTGCCAGGTTCGGTGGTGAGGAGTTTGTACTGTTGATGCCTGCCACAGTGCCGGCTGTGGGCGCGAAACTTCTGGAAACCTTGCGCGCATCAATCGAAGCCTGCCCGTTCCACTTCAAGGGCGAGCGAGTCACCATCACCATTTCCATGGGGCTGACCGCCTTCAGATCGGGCGAACATAGCGATCTGGTACTTAAAAGAGCCGATCAGGCGCTATATCGGGCGAAAAATAATGGCCGGAATCGAGTAGAACTGGGCTGA
- a CDS encoding N-acetylmuramoyl-L-alanine amidase gives MKCLVLIASLLLLAGCASGPRIDTSHPSANHDSRIQFVVMHYTSASLETSLQLLTHGEVSSHYLISDDKRATIYKLMDENFRAWHAGESEWQGRTWLNSSSIGIEIVNQGFEDTPNGRLWYPYSEAQIQSMIFLLKDISKRQGISPRHIIGHSDIAPMRKLDPGPLFPWKRLAAEGLGIWPNEQAVARQQAQFAVQLPSISWFQGQLARVGYATPQTGELDVETRNVLAAFQLHFRPSRFDGTPDAQTAAILQVLNQTK, from the coding sequence ATGAAATGTCTTGTTCTTATTGCGTCGCTGCTTCTATTAGCCGGTTGTGCCAGCGGCCCCCGAATTGATACCAGCCACCCTTCGGCCAATCACGACAGTCGTATCCAGTTCGTGGTGATGCATTACACCTCCGCATCCCTGGAGACCTCGCTGCAATTGCTGACCCATGGCGAGGTCAGCAGCCATTACCTGATTAGCGACGACAAGCGCGCCACTATTTATAAGCTGATGGATGAAAATTTCCGGGCCTGGCACGCTGGCGAAAGCGAATGGCAAGGCCGGACCTGGCTGAACTCCAGTTCCATTGGTATCGAGATCGTTAATCAGGGCTTTGAGGACACCCCGAACGGGCGTCTCTGGTATCCCTACAGCGAAGCCCAGATTCAGTCGATGATCTTCCTGCTCAAGGACATCAGTAAGCGCCAAGGGATCAGCCCTCGCCATATCATTGGTCATAGCGACATCGCACCGATGCGCAAGCTCGACCCCGGCCCGCTGTTTCCCTGGAAGCGCCTGGCTGCCGAAGGCTTGGGGATCTGGCCGAACGAGCAGGCCGTGGCGCGGCAGCAAGCGCAGTTCGCCGTGCAACTGCCAAGCATCAGTTGGTTTCAGGGACAGCTTGCCCGCGTAGGCTATGCCACGCCGCAAACCGGCGAACTGGATGTAGAGACACGCAATGTACTGGCAGCCTTTCAGCTGCATTTTCGCCCTTCCCGTTTCGACGGTACACCGGACGCACAAACCGCGGCGATTCTTCAGGTGTTGAATCAGACAAAATAA
- a CDS encoding EAL domain-containing protein — protein sequence MMPAARERLHSWFYRPWFLAMLATALSATLLTVGSLFVAMNQVEHNESQEMNAQGERFLVRLEQLFGQLRESLDDLEAQPLRGCDDEMIATLQQVSFNYRFVYEAAYMDTSRTCSNRPRQEGVSLIRPPDIKGPTYSYWLNTTTEPDENRAALMLGRGNFRVATSRGHLTDMVDLSAGSSLLVVLDHGTRAIPVLGVAQPWPPAEPWPPKSPDALQVTHTRLIYRMPTNTPEYQLVLITPRTGMHVPAVWWWLLPASLALSACVGILVFLLVRQRQSLDAELQGAMRRGELQVLYQPIFDLDSRNCVGAEALLRWRRPDGTLTSPDLFIPMAENTGQIRQMTDFVLQRLLEQLGQLLRSNPQLYISVNLAACDVMVPRIGQVMARLLSVHRVAARQIAFEVTERGLVDVVVARENLQALRDVGHQVLIDDFGTGYCSLAYLQTLPVDCLKIDKAFIDALGHDAASSGVAPHIIRMAQALQLKVIAEGIEHEAQAVFLSSEGVKFGQGWLFAHALSAVQFIELITRGRRLSTRRLDDEA from the coding sequence ATGATGCCTGCTGCTCGGGAGAGACTGCATAGCTGGTTCTATCGCCCTTGGTTTTTGGCGATGCTGGCTACTGCCTTGAGCGCAACGCTTCTGACAGTCGGCAGTTTGTTCGTGGCGATGAATCAAGTCGAGCACAACGAAAGCCAGGAAATGAACGCCCAGGGAGAACGCTTTCTGGTCCGCCTGGAACAGCTGTTCGGGCAGTTGCGCGAAAGCCTCGATGACTTGGAAGCCCAGCCGCTGCGAGGCTGCGATGACGAAATGATCGCCACCCTGCAGCAGGTCAGTTTCAATTACCGCTTCGTTTATGAAGCCGCTTATATGGACACTTCGCGAACCTGCTCCAACCGCCCCCGCCAGGAAGGGGTATCGCTGATCCGACCGCCGGACATCAAGGGCCCCACCTACAGCTATTGGCTGAACACCACCACCGAACCTGATGAGAACCGCGCCGCACTGATGCTTGGGCGTGGCAATTTCCGGGTGGCGACGTCGCGCGGACATTTGACCGACATGGTCGATCTGTCTGCGGGGAGCAGCCTGTTGGTGGTGCTTGACCACGGCACCCGGGCGATTCCGGTACTCGGTGTCGCGCAGCCCTGGCCCCCCGCGGAACCCTGGCCCCCGAAAAGCCCCGATGCGCTGCAAGTCACCCATACCCGCCTGATTTACCGAATGCCCACTAACACCCCCGAATACCAACTGGTACTGATCACCCCACGCACAGGAATGCATGTACCGGCGGTATGGTGGTGGCTACTGCCGGCCAGCCTGGCGCTGAGTGCCTGTGTAGGGATTCTGGTGTTTTTGCTGGTACGCCAGCGTCAGTCGCTGGATGCCGAACTGCAAGGCGCCATGCGGCGAGGCGAGCTACAGGTGTTGTATCAACCGATCTTCGACCTCGACAGCCGCAACTGCGTCGGTGCCGAAGCCCTACTGCGCTGGCGAAGACCGGACGGCACGCTGACCAGCCCCGACCTGTTCATTCCGATGGCGGAGAATACCGGCCAGATCCGCCAGATGACCGACTTCGTATTGCAGCGCCTGCTGGAACAGCTCGGCCAACTGTTGCGGTCCAATCCGCAGCTGTACATCTCGGTCAACCTGGCGGCCTGCGATGTCATGGTGCCGCGTATCGGTCAGGTGATGGCCCGTCTGCTGAGTGTGCATCGGGTGGCGGCCAGGCAGATTGCTTTTGAGGTGACCGAACGCGGATTGGTCGATGTGGTGGTGGCCAGAGAAAACCTGCAAGCCCTGCGGGATGTCGGGCATCAGGTGCTGATCGACGACTTTGGCACCGGTTATTGCAGCCTCGCCTACCTGCAAACCCTACCGGTGGACTGCCTGAAAATCGACAAGGCGTTTATCGACGCACTGGGCCATGATGCCGCCAGCAGCGGCGTGGCACCGCACATCATTCGCATGGCTCAGGCCCTGCAACTCAAGGTGATTGCAGAAGGCATCGAACATGAAGCCCAAGCGGTGTTTCTGAGCAGCGAAGGGGTAAAGTTTGGCCAGGGTTGGTTGTTCGCCCACGCACTGAGCGCCGTGCAGTTCATCGAACTGATTACCCGTGGCCGCCGACTGAGCACGCGACGCCTGGACGACGAAGCCTGA